The Aeromicrobium yanjiei genome includes a region encoding these proteins:
- a CDS encoding FAS1-like dehydratase domain-containing protein, producing the protein MSSTDTPPKEAAFGVLTEAALERSRQRLGIPQPLHNPPHNFQVTWDGSRHFAFGYGDDNPLYCDPDYAAATRWGGLIAPPTFLYTMGQDAAPKPDPETKALLKGDPFAGLGSYQAVMEFEWWQPLREGDRCHVLAAQVGVQEKKSSFGGRTAHVTNDYLYTNGEGEMHAVRRGTWINAERHTSKERAKEKLELKPYTDEELAEIDALYEAETRRGAETRYWEDVEIGEELQPRAKGPLKTTDVVVWHLGWGMQLTPPGSFKLSYNIRKKAPGLYPKNALNVPDTVQRLHWEPLRAQELGLPTSYDYGGMRETWLVHALTDWMGDDGWLWKLRCEHRKFNYIGDTTIVRGKVIDKVQVDGRNEVHVEVSCHNQRGEVTTPGTAVVLLPTRDQAVELPKPPAATLDGMVQHELEKFSVTK; encoded by the coding sequence GTGAGCAGCACCGACACACCCCCCAAGGAAGCCGCCTTCGGCGTACTGACGGAGGCCGCCCTCGAGCGCTCGCGTCAGCGCCTCGGCATCCCCCAGCCTTTGCACAACCCGCCCCACAACTTCCAGGTCACGTGGGACGGTTCTCGCCACTTCGCCTTCGGCTACGGTGACGACAATCCGCTGTACTGCGACCCGGACTATGCGGCGGCCACCCGTTGGGGCGGACTCATCGCGCCGCCGACCTTCCTCTACACGATGGGCCAGGACGCTGCCCCCAAGCCCGACCCCGAGACCAAGGCGCTGTTGAAGGGCGATCCCTTCGCGGGACTCGGCTCGTACCAGGCCGTCATGGAGTTCGAGTGGTGGCAGCCGCTGCGCGAGGGCGACCGGTGCCATGTCCTCGCCGCCCAGGTCGGCGTGCAGGAGAAGAAGAGCAGCTTCGGAGGCCGCACGGCCCACGTCACGAACGACTACCTCTACACGAACGGCGAGGGCGAGATGCACGCGGTGCGTCGCGGCACCTGGATCAACGCGGAGCGCCACACGTCCAAGGAACGCGCCAAGGAGAAGCTGGAGCTCAAGCCCTACACGGACGAAGAGCTTGCCGAGATCGACGCCTTGTATGAGGCCGAGACCCGGCGCGGCGCGGAGACCCGATACTGGGAGGACGTGGAGATCGGCGAGGAGCTCCAGCCGCGGGCCAAGGGCCCGCTCAAGACCACCGATGTCGTGGTCTGGCACCTCGGCTGGGGAATGCAGCTCACCCCGCCCGGATCGTTCAAGCTCTCGTACAACATCCGCAAGAAGGCCCCCGGCCTGTATCCCAAGAATGCGCTCAATGTGCCCGACACCGTCCAGCGTCTGCACTGGGAGCCCCTGCGGGCCCAGGAGCTCGGCCTCCCCACGTCGTACGACTACGGCGGAATGCGGGAGACCTGGCTCGTCCATGCCCTGACCGACTGGATGGGCGATGACGGCTGGCTCTGGAAGCTGCGCTGCGAGCACCGGAAGTTCAACTACATCGGTGACACCACGATCGTTCGTGGGAAGGTGATCGACAAGGTCCAGGTCGACGGCCGCAACGAGGTGCACGTCGAGGTGAGCTGCCACAACCAGCGCGGCGAAGTCACCACCCCGGGCACTGCAGTCGTCCTGCTCCCGACGAGGGACCAGGCCGTTGAGCTGCCCAAGCCGCCCGCGGCGACCCTGGACGGAATGGTCCAGCACGAGCTCGAGAAGTTCAGCGTCACCAAGTAG
- a CDS encoding SDR family NAD(P)-dependent oxidoreductase, with protein sequence MDLGLSGAAVCVQGGTRGMGRAAAECFAREGARVAVLARGQDGIDETVDRLLELGSPDAFGVGTDLSDAGEIDESFSRIADRWGHLNTLVNAVGAPTHHHPWHEATDEQWGLAFTLGVLAAVRCARAAHPLLKAAPWARIVNISAMSTRNHGPGLIEYTAGKSALNSAGKSLSLELSAEGILVNTVSPGAVLSDQVLANLAKLPSDRRPDLDDLGSVMRYMTATFGTRSDIGRVGEPAEVGAVVCFIGSAANSYMTGANINVDGGSAFYA encoded by the coding sequence ATGGACCTCGGCCTCTCCGGCGCGGCCGTGTGCGTGCAGGGCGGGACCAGGGGCATGGGGCGCGCCGCGGCCGAGTGCTTCGCTCGCGAGGGCGCGCGTGTCGCAGTCCTCGCCCGAGGGCAGGACGGGATCGACGAGACCGTCGACCGGCTGCTCGAGCTCGGCAGTCCCGACGCCTTCGGAGTCGGCACCGACCTCTCGGACGCCGGCGAGATCGACGAGAGCTTCTCCCGGATCGCCGACCGCTGGGGTCACCTGAACACCCTGGTCAATGCCGTCGGTGCGCCTACCCATCACCACCCTTGGCACGAGGCCACGGACGAGCAGTGGGGCCTGGCCTTCACCCTGGGCGTGCTGGCCGCCGTCCGCTGCGCCCGCGCTGCCCACCCGCTGCTCAAGGCCGCGCCGTGGGCCCGCATCGTCAACATCTCCGCCATGTCGACCCGCAATCACGGCCCCGGTCTGATCGAGTACACGGCCGGCAAGTCGGCCCTCAACTCCGCCGGGAAGAGCCTCTCGCTCGAGCTCAGCGCCGAGGGCATCTTGGTCAACACGGTGTCCCCCGGCGCGGTCCTCTCCGATCAGGTCCTCGCGAATCTCGCGAAGCTCCCGTCGGATCGACGGCCCGATCTCGACGATCTCGGATCGGTCATGCGCTACATGACCGCCACGTTCGGCACCCGCTCCGACATCGGCCGGGTCGGAGAACCAGCGGAGGTCGGCGCCGTGGTGTGCTTCATCGGCTCGGCCGCCAACAGCTACATGACCGGAGCCAACATCAATGTGGATGGCGGATCTGCCTTCTACGCCTAG
- a CDS encoding DUF7065 domain-containing protein gives MTAQTIDQDTPFVPEDDNYHQLSDDPWETETTWWTFNIPERHLGCWLHAAYMPNKGTVTWRVFVWDPTGADPGRLAYYKTMPDVPMSPDVDLRDITFPEGGFSVKMINPLMDYEITYRDDAADFAITMQHRSVHPPHRFTPGEAPMLGSPHLDQLGHVTGTLTLRGEQIPIDCHTVRDRTWGPRGGHHSQSQKKEHVKGVYPVKNPGGPKWREVERQRGRGRIQYIFGHTDATTGFLGFVRPQDGEADGWSPMNTGWLLKDGEFQRLDKTKSRMRNYRDPRTGWSAHMEVELTDVTGRTMRAEGFTVSHMSERGSGSNASMRWEYDGLIGWGEDQDGWKVDHFQEMLRALRATRND, from the coding sequence ATGACTGCACAGACGATCGATCAGGACACCCCCTTCGTTCCGGAGGACGACAACTATCACCAGCTCTCGGACGATCCGTGGGAGACCGAGACGACCTGGTGGACCTTCAACATCCCTGAGCGCCACCTGGGCTGCTGGCTGCATGCCGCCTACATGCCCAACAAGGGGACGGTCACCTGGCGCGTGTTCGTGTGGGATCCGACGGGCGCCGATCCTGGCCGGCTTGCGTACTACAAGACCATGCCCGACGTGCCGATGAGCCCTGATGTGGATCTGCGCGACATCACGTTCCCGGAGGGTGGCTTCAGCGTCAAGATGATCAATCCGTTGATGGATTACGAGATCACCTATCGCGATGATGCCGCCGACTTCGCGATCACGATGCAGCACCGCAGCGTGCACCCTCCTCACCGCTTCACGCCCGGCGAAGCACCCATGCTGGGCAGCCCGCACCTGGACCAGCTGGGCCACGTCACGGGAACCCTGACACTGCGCGGTGAGCAGATCCCGATCGACTGCCACACCGTGCGAGACCGCACCTGGGGCCCCCGCGGCGGCCATCACTCCCAGAGCCAGAAGAAGGAGCACGTCAAGGGCGTCTACCCGGTCAAGAATCCCGGCGGGCCGAAGTGGCGGGAGGTCGAACGCCAGCGCGGTCGCGGACGCATCCAGTACATCTTCGGCCACACCGACGCGACGACCGGATTCCTGGGGTTCGTCCGCCCGCAGGACGGCGAGGCCGACGGCTGGTCGCCCATGAACACCGGATGGCTGCTCAAGGACGGCGAGTTCCAGCGCCTCGACAAGACCAAGAGCCGCATGCGCAACTACCGTGATCCGCGCACCGGCTGGAGCGCGCACATGGAGGTCGAGCTGACCGACGTCACGGGTCGCACGATGCGTGCCGAGGGCTTCACGGTGAGCCACATGAGCGAGCGTGGCTCCGGATCGAATGCGTCGATGCGATGGGAGTACGACGGCTTGATCGGCTGGGGCGAAGACCAGGACGGCTGGAAGGTCGACCACTTCCAGGAGATGCTCCGCGCGCTACGCGCGACCCGGAACGACTGA
- a CDS encoding MFS transporter: MFDRSFGSLFWGKLLTVTGTLVQSIVAAIVVFEATDSALMVGLVSVFQFGPQLLLTPLAGKWADTYSAFKQVLAGRGLCFVGSVILAVWAYLVPDPDSGRDVVPVFFASCIIGLGFVVGGPVMQSMIPRMIRPGELSKAMALNSSPMTIGRVAGPAVGALLTVHFGAVAAFSVAVFTQLAFLILLFFIRFPAQPERLATTDYSVRAGLRHVWSDRTLLMLLAVTAALGFASEPSVTLAPPLADHVGGSARLVGELSSAFGLGALLGLVLLSPLGRWLSHAAITSLGIWIMAVGLVLSAVSTVAPMATASFAVAGFGFMAAFTAAATLIQERVPDVLRGRVMALWLIAFIGFRPIGAAIDGVLADVVSVEFAFAVSAALLALTGVWWRPGRAAASVPDPAATPAGDSVVPGRA; this comes from the coding sequence ATGTTCGACAGATCGTTCGGCTCGCTGTTCTGGGGCAAGCTGCTCACCGTCACCGGGACGCTCGTGCAGAGCATCGTCGCGGCGATCGTGGTGTTCGAGGCGACCGATTCGGCGCTGATGGTGGGGCTGGTGTCGGTCTTCCAGTTCGGGCCCCAGCTGCTCCTGACCCCCCTCGCGGGCAAGTGGGCAGACACCTACAGCGCGTTCAAGCAGGTGCTGGCCGGGCGCGGGCTGTGCTTCGTCGGCTCTGTCATCCTGGCGGTCTGGGCCTATCTGGTGCCCGATCCGGACAGCGGTCGCGATGTCGTGCCGGTGTTCTTCGCCTCGTGCATCATCGGCCTCGGCTTCGTGGTCGGCGGACCCGTGATGCAGTCGATGATCCCGCGGATGATCCGTCCTGGTGAGCTGTCGAAGGCCATGGCGCTCAACTCCTCGCCCATGACGATCGGACGGGTGGCCGGACCGGCCGTCGGCGCGCTCCTGACGGTCCACTTCGGTGCAGTCGCCGCATTCTCGGTCGCCGTGTTCACGCAGCTCGCCTTCTTGATCCTGCTGTTCTTCATCCGCTTCCCGGCCCAACCGGAGCGGTTGGCAACCACCGACTACAGCGTCAGGGCCGGCCTGCGACACGTCTGGTCCGATCGGACCCTGTTGATGCTTCTCGCGGTGACCGCGGCCCTCGGCTTCGCGTCGGAGCCTTCGGTCACGCTGGCACCGCCGCTGGCCGATCACGTCGGCGGCTCCGCCCGGCTGGTGGGGGAGCTCTCGTCCGCGTTCGGTCTGGGCGCGCTCCTCGGGCTGGTGCTGCTCTCGCCGCTCGGCCGGTGGCTCAGCCATGCCGCGATCACCTCGCTGGGGATCTGGATCATGGCGGTCGGGCTGGTGCTCAGCGCGGTCAGCACCGTGGCTCCCATGGCGACGGCGTCGTTCGCGGTGGCCGGATTCGGTTTCATGGCAGCGTTCACGGCCGCGGCCACCCTCATTCAGGAACGAGTGCCGGACGTCCTGCGAGGACGTGTCATGGCCCTGTGGCTGATCGCGTTCATCGGATTTCGACCCATCGGAGCGGCGATCGACGGTGTGCTGGCCGATGTCGTCTCGGTCGAGTTCGCCTTCGCCGTGAGCGCAGCCCTGCTCGCGCTCACGGGAGTGTGGTGGCGGCCGGGTCGGGCGGCCGCTTCGGTGCCCGATCCCGCCGCCACTCCAGCCGGCGACTCAGTCGTTCCGGGTCGCGCGTAG
- a CDS encoding PaaI family thioesterase, with the protein MTAEEAGYASMIESLRSFLDRVAGARPTAEESAELAATLDRLSAGLADRQVSERERLFARLSVQGRGQSLTPQLFIDEQDAQSVTGHVTFRPYFVGGNGAAHGGTIPLLFDEALGRLANAGGRRASRTAYLTVNFRSIARIGNRLTLTARHVKEDGRKRVISGELRDGDLLVADAEGLFVELRPGQP; encoded by the coding sequence ATGACGGCTGAGGAAGCCGGCTATGCGTCGATGATCGAGTCGCTGCGATCATTTCTCGATCGGGTCGCGGGGGCCCGTCCGACGGCCGAGGAGTCGGCCGAGCTCGCGGCCACGCTCGACCGGCTGAGTGCAGGACTCGCCGACCGTCAGGTCAGCGAGCGGGAGCGGCTCTTCGCCCGTCTGTCGGTCCAGGGCCGGGGCCAGAGCCTCACCCCGCAGCTCTTCATAGATGAGCAGGACGCTCAGAGCGTGACCGGCCATGTCACGTTCCGTCCGTACTTCGTCGGAGGAAACGGAGCTGCCCACGGTGGGACGATCCCGTTGCTCTTCGACGAGGCGCTCGGTCGCCTCGCCAACGCAGGGGGTCGCAGAGCATCCCGCACGGCCTACCTCACGGTGAACTTCCGGTCGATCGCGCGGATCGGCAACCGGCTCACGCTGACGGCCAGGCACGTCAAGGAGGATGGCCGCAAGAGGGTGATCTCGGGTGAGCTCCGCGACGGCGATCTGCTCGTGGCCGATGCGGAGGGCCTGTTCGTCGAGCTCCGTCCCGGCCAGCCGTGA
- a CDS encoding enoyl-CoA hydratase/isomerase family protein yields MTEQPDYQTITYSLADHVATVTLNRPEKLNSFNQLMVDEFRSLWARVRLDDDVHVIVLRAAGDRAFCTGVDVSDGIDKAENLWSQEDPGTGLAPKHNRVWKPVVAAVHGMVAGGAFYWLNECDIIISADDATFFDPHVSYGMVSALEPIGLARRIPLGEALRWALIGLDERMSAARAREIGLVSELVPYADLWSRADELARIIAAKPPIAVQGTVKAVWETLDMGREDAQQSGWNYPLVGNPIGTAQVSREGFAKPKWTLR; encoded by the coding sequence GTGACCGAGCAGCCCGACTACCAGACCATCACCTATTCATTGGCTGATCACGTCGCGACCGTGACGCTCAACCGCCCCGAGAAGCTGAACTCCTTCAACCAGCTGATGGTCGACGAGTTCCGCTCACTGTGGGCGCGGGTCCGGTTGGATGACGACGTCCACGTCATCGTGCTGCGCGCCGCGGGGGACCGCGCATTCTGCACCGGCGTCGACGTGTCGGACGGCATCGACAAGGCAGAGAACCTCTGGAGCCAGGAGGATCCGGGCACGGGCCTGGCGCCCAAGCACAACCGAGTCTGGAAGCCCGTCGTCGCAGCGGTCCACGGCATGGTGGCCGGCGGCGCGTTCTACTGGCTCAACGAGTGCGACATCATCATCAGCGCCGACGACGCGACGTTCTTCGATCCGCATGTCAGCTACGGCATGGTCTCGGCTCTCGAGCCGATCGGCCTCGCCCGACGCATCCCGCTGGGTGAGGCGCTTCGATGGGCGCTGATCGGGCTCGACGAGCGCATGTCGGCCGCGCGTGCCCGAGAGATCGGGCTGGTGTCCGAGCTCGTGCCGTACGCCGATCTGTGGTCGCGCGCCGACGAGCTGGCCCGCATCATCGCGGCGAAGCCCCCCATCGCGGTGCAGGGCACGGTCAAGGCCGTCTGGGAGACGCTCGACATGGGTCGGGAGGACGCCCAGCAGTCCGGCTGGAACTATCCGCTCGTCGGCAATCCCATCGGCACGGCGCAGGTGTCTCGGGAGGGGTTCGCCAAACCGAAGTGGACCTTGCGATGA
- a CDS encoding SDR family NAD(P)-dependent oxidoreductase: MSATPYDPRSMFDLTGQVAIVTGASSGLGERFARVLHDAGAHVVAVARRVDRLEALAAEHERIVPHAADVTDDVALKRLVDDTMDRFGRIDILVNNAGMGTSERALDEDLDSFRYTLEVNLVAVFNLARLVARPMLETGKGSIVNIASIYGLGSSWPIPNGSYTASKGGVVQLTRELACQWAKGGVRVNAIAPGFFVSEATAEMVANPKSIAYVEKGTPMRRFGQAHELDGALMYLASDASTFMTGQTMTVDGGWTAH; this comes from the coding sequence ATGTCAGCAACGCCGTACGATCCCCGGTCGATGTTCGACCTGACGGGGCAGGTTGCGATCGTGACCGGTGCCTCCAGTGGGCTCGGCGAGCGATTCGCGCGGGTTCTCCACGACGCAGGTGCTCATGTCGTGGCCGTCGCACGGCGGGTCGACCGGCTCGAAGCCCTCGCCGCCGAGCATGAGCGGATCGTGCCCCACGCGGCCGACGTCACCGACGATGTCGCGCTGAAGCGGCTCGTGGACGACACGATGGATCGCTTCGGCCGCATCGACATCTTGGTGAACAACGCCGGCATGGGGACCTCCGAGCGGGCGCTCGACGAGGACCTGGACTCGTTCCGGTACACGTTGGAGGTCAACCTCGTCGCCGTCTTCAACCTGGCCCGACTGGTCGCGCGGCCCATGCTGGAGACCGGAAAGGGATCGATCGTCAACATCGCGTCGATCTATGGGCTCGGCTCGTCGTGGCCCATCCCCAACGGCAGCTACACCGCGTCCAAGGGCGGCGTCGTCCAGCTCACGCGCGAGCTCGCGTGCCAGTGGGCCAAGGGCGGCGTGCGGGTCAATGCGATTGCGCCTGGCTTCTTCGTCTCGGAGGCCACCGCGGAGATGGTCGCCAACCCGAAGTCGATTGCCTACGTGGAGAAGGGCACGCCGATGCGACGGTTCGGTCAGGCCCACGAGCTCGACGGCGCGCTGATGTACCTGGCCAGCGACGCATCCACATTCATGACCGGTCAGACCATGACCGTCGACGGCGGCTGGACCGCACACTGA
- a CDS encoding CaiB/BaiF CoA transferase family protein — protein MTQVMSGIRILEVAEHTFVPLASAILADWGAEVIKVEHIGRGDATRSLGATAGVETGGGDINVLLEHANRGKRSIGLDLTSADGRELLYRLAATCDVFLTNKLPAVRAKLEIDVEHIRAHQPTIIYAQGTGYGSKGVDVDLGGYDALAYWSRAGVAASVKAPEIDYLPRQSAPAFGDSVGAMYIAGGISAALLHRERTGEAPLVDVSLLAAGMWMMSAGIATAQRTGIPHVPRPDDRDAPRNPLIGNHRTADGRFISFCMLQAFEYWPAFCAAIDRPAWVDDPRFATRELLFSNGWVAADLIDDVVASETLETWTKRLQGLKGQWSPVQDTVTIADDPMVIANDYLMETISANGESFSLVTAPVQFDGRANQPGRAPGLGEHGTSILAGDLGLDDQSIADLRVRGVVG, from the coding sequence ATGACACAGGTGATGTCTGGGATTCGGATCTTGGAGGTCGCCGAGCACACCTTCGTGCCGCTCGCGTCGGCGATCCTGGCCGACTGGGGCGCGGAGGTCATCAAGGTCGAGCACATCGGACGGGGTGACGCGACGCGCAGCCTCGGTGCCACAGCGGGCGTCGAGACAGGCGGCGGCGACATCAACGTCCTGCTGGAGCATGCCAATCGCGGCAAGCGAAGCATCGGCCTGGACCTGACGTCGGCAGACGGGCGGGAGTTGCTGTACCGGTTGGCCGCGACGTGCGACGTGTTCTTGACCAACAAGCTCCCCGCGGTGAGGGCCAAGCTCGAGATCGATGTCGAGCACATCCGGGCCCATCAGCCCACGATCATCTATGCGCAGGGCACGGGATACGGCTCGAAGGGCGTCGACGTCGATCTGGGCGGATACGACGCCTTGGCCTACTGGAGCCGGGCCGGCGTGGCGGCATCGGTGAAGGCACCCGAGATCGACTATCTCCCGCGTCAGTCCGCGCCGGCCTTCGGTGACTCGGTCGGCGCGATGTACATCGCGGGTGGCATCTCCGCTGCTCTGCTGCACCGCGAGCGCACCGGCGAGGCGCCGCTCGTCGACGTCTCGCTGCTCGCGGCGGGCATGTGGATGATGAGCGCAGGGATCGCGACGGCACAGCGCACGGGCATCCCCCATGTGCCGAGACCGGACGATCGCGACGCCCCTCGCAATCCACTCATCGGCAACCACCGCACGGCCGACGGCAGGTTCATCTCGTTCTGCATGCTGCAGGCGTTCGAGTACTGGCCGGCCTTCTGCGCCGCGATCGACAGACCCGCATGGGTGGACGATCCCCGATTCGCCACGAGGGAGCTCCTGTTCAGCAACGGCTGGGTCGCAGCCGACCTGATCGACGACGTCGTGGCCTCCGAGACCCTCGAGACGTGGACGAAGCGTCTGCAGGGTCTGAAGGGGCAGTGGTCGCCGGTACAGGACACCGTGACCATCGCCGACGACCCCATGGTGATCGCCAACGACTACTTGATGGAGACGATCAGCGCGAACGGCGAGTCGTTCAGCCTCGTCACGGCGCCGGTCCAGTTCGACGGACGCGCGAATCAGCCGGGCCGGGCGCCGGGCCTCGGCGAGCACGGGACGTCGATACTCGCAGGTGACCTCGGTCTCGACGACCAGTCCATCGCAGATCTTCGCGTCAGGGGAGTCGTGGGCTGA
- a CDS encoding ABC transporter substrate-binding protein, with product MGKTSRAIALAMASALVVAACGGSTDSGGKGDGGGDVDKNGTLRFGFTVPAMPLDPHTTVTDTGQYAFVAPLYDRLTQITDGPKLEPMLATKWEFAPDGKSATFTLREGVTFSDGAELDAEAVKKSLDRALTHPKTTAPTKLNMIESVEVVSPTEVKISTKRPAADLPYTLAGSYGSIISPKALDNPDLDVKPVGSGPYVLKEIKLGESATYTRREGYWDPKAQQAKTIVIRGIADDNARLNALRSGQIDMMISKVGQANQAKKLGENFGFHSYPAAATYALQVNVDHENLDQVKVRQALNWAIDRDAINDSLLNGQCRPNNQPLTQGFDGFLEDPPVAYDYDPAKAKTLLAEAGVSDGFKMQLLVGAGLSPQDKMAPVLQAQFKEIGVDAEIVEQDLAQASGNYSKSDFDSYLQTRVAGPSSAITLQKNFDNPATFPGTLPAEILKSINKGFDPSVEEATALKALESASAAINEQALDVFICALPTQVAYSDKVVGADTMGQSYFQGIPDLRYVGIAD from the coding sequence ATGGGAAAGACCAGCCGGGCGATAGCCCTGGCCATGGCATCCGCCCTCGTCGTGGCCGCGTGCGGCGGAAGCACCGACAGCGGTGGCAAGGGCGATGGGGGCGGTGACGTCGACAAGAACGGCACGCTGAGGTTCGGGTTCACCGTGCCGGCGATGCCGCTCGATCCGCACACCACCGTGACCGACACAGGCCAGTATGCGTTCGTCGCCCCCTTGTACGACCGTCTGACGCAGATCACCGACGGCCCCAAGCTCGAGCCCATGCTGGCGACGAAGTGGGAGTTCGCTCCCGACGGGAAGTCGGCGACGTTCACCCTGCGCGAAGGCGTCACCTTCTCCGACGGTGCCGAGCTCGACGCCGAAGCGGTCAAGAAGAGCCTCGACCGGGCCCTGACCCATCCGAAGACCACCGCGCCGACCAAGCTCAACATGATCGAGTCGGTCGAGGTCGTCAGCCCGACCGAGGTCAAGATCAGCACGAAGCGGCCGGCCGCCGATCTTCCCTACACGCTGGCGGGCTCCTACGGCAGCATCATCAGCCCCAAGGCGCTCGACAACCCCGATCTCGACGTCAAGCCCGTGGGTTCGGGACCGTACGTGCTGAAGGAGATCAAGCTCGGGGAGTCCGCGACCTACACGCGTCGCGAGGGCTACTGGGACCCGAAGGCGCAGCAGGCCAAGACCATCGTGATCCGCGGCATCGCCGACGACAATGCCCGTCTGAACGCCTTGCGCTCGGGGCAGATCGACATGATGATCTCCAAGGTCGGCCAGGCGAACCAGGCCAAGAAGCTCGGCGAGAACTTCGGCTTCCATTCCTATCCCGCGGCTGCGACATATGCGCTGCAGGTCAATGTCGACCATGAGAATCTCGACCAGGTCAAGGTGCGCCAGGCCCTCAACTGGGCCATCGACCGTGACGCCATCAACGACTCGTTGCTGAACGGTCAGTGCCGTCCCAACAACCAGCCGCTGACGCAGGGCTTCGACGGGTTCCTCGAGGATCCCCCGGTCGCGTACGACTACGATCCGGCCAAGGCCAAGACGCTGTTGGCGGAGGCCGGTGTGTCCGACGGCTTCAAGATGCAGCTGCTGGTCGGCGCGGGCCTCTCGCCGCAGGACAAGATGGCGCCCGTGCTGCAGGCCCAGTTCAAGGAGATCGGCGTCGACGCCGAGATCGTCGAGCAGGATCTCGCCCAGGCATCGGGCAACTACAGCAAGTCTGATTTCGACTCATATCTCCAGACCCGCGTCGCCGGGCCGTCGTCAGCCATCACGTTGCAGAAGAACTTCGACAACCCCGCGACGTTCCCCGGCACGCTGCCCGCGGAGATCCTCAAGTCGATCAACAAGGGATTCGATCCGAGTGTGGAGGAGGCAACAGCCCTCAAGGCACTCGAGAGCGCATCGGCTGCGATCAACGAGCAGGCGCTCGATGTCTTCATCTGTGCCCTGCCGACCCAGGTCGCATACAGCGACAAGGTCGTCGGCGCTGACACGATGGGACAGTCCTACTTCCAGGGCATCCCCGATCTGCGTTACGTCGGAATCGCGGACTGA
- a CDS encoding ABC transporter permease, with protein MSENPVQSHGTAASRVVPRRSLLSSLKRSRPLRQLRGNRAAMVSGIFLLLLIIVAALAPLLTTQDPAAQTLSKQLQGPSSEHWLGTDMYGRDVYTRLLFSARVTLIAILQALALASLLGIPLGLLAGYVGGWVDALLSRVSDALLSLPPLILAIAIVGILGPGLTNAMIAIGIVLAPPQFRLARGAAQSVSTETYIEAARAMGCSPWRIMWRHVLPNASSPLLVQVTFAAGIIVIAEASLSFLGLGVQSPQSSWGTMLRDAFDNIYDSPWFMVAPALMIVLTILSFSTFGDGLRDALEGRGVIRIRKAAKAKPGAPRAAAGV; from the coding sequence ATGAGTGAGAATCCGGTTCAGTCCCACGGCACCGCCGCGTCGCGTGTCGTCCCGAGGCGCAGCCTGCTGTCCTCCCTCAAGAGGAGCAGGCCGCTTCGGCAGCTGCGCGGCAACCGGGCCGCGATGGTGTCCGGCATCTTCCTGCTGCTGCTGATCATCGTCGCTGCGCTCGCCCCGCTGCTCACGACGCAGGACCCGGCCGCCCAGACGCTGTCGAAGCAGCTGCAGGGCCCCAGCTCCGAGCACTGGCTCGGCACCGACATGTACGGCCGCGACGTGTACACGCGGCTGCTGTTCTCGGCGCGAGTCACGCTGATCGCGATCCTGCAGGCGCTGGCCCTTGCCTCTTTGCTCGGTATTCCGCTGGGCCTGCTCGCGGGCTATGTCGGCGGCTGGGTCGATGCACTGCTGAGTCGCGTGTCTGATGCGCTCCTGAGCCTGCCCCCGCTGATCCTCGCCATCGCGATCGTCGGCATCCTCGGACCTGGCCTCACCAACGCAATGATCGCGATCGGCATCGTGCTGGCTCCGCCGCAGTTCCGCCTCGCACGCGGCGCCGCGCAGTCCGTCTCGACCGAGACGTACATCGAGGCCGCACGGGCCATGGGCTGCTCGCCGTGGCGGATCATGTGGCGACATGTGCTCCCCAATGCGAGCTCGCCACTGCTCGTCCAGGTGACCTTCGCAGCCGGCATCATCGTGATCGCAGAGGCGAGCCTCAGCTTCCTCGGACTCGGCGTCCAGTCGCCGCAATCGAGCTGGGGAACCATGCTCCGCGATGCGTTCGACAACATCTACGACTCGCCGTGGTTCATGGTCGCTCCCGCGCTCATGATCGTGCTCACGATCTTGTCGTTCTCGACGTTCGGCGACGGCCTGCGCGATGCACTCGAAGGACGCGGCGTCATCCGCATCCGCAAGGCCGCCAAAGCCAAGCCCGGAGCCCCCCGCGCTGCCGCAGGCGTGTAG